GACTATGCCTTCCTTTTATAGGCGCGTGCACCGCAAGAAGGATGGTCGGGAGCTGATCCTCTACGGGCTTCATCCCCTCGAGGACCCCCCCCTCCCCGAGCCCGCGGAGCCCCTTTCCCCAAGCCCCCACCTCCGCTACCATCCCCTGCGGCGGGAGTGGGTGGTCTACGCCGCCCACCGCCAGGAGCGCACCTTTTTGCCCCCCAAGGAGCACTGCCCCCTCTGCCCAAGCCAGGAGGGAGGCTTCCCCAGCGAGATCCCCTTTGCCCGCTTTCAGGTGGCGGTCTTTGAGAACCGGTTTCCCTCCCTGGTGCCAAGCCCCACCCCTCCCCCGGAGGGGCTTCCCGTTCCCGTGGGAAGCGCCTTGGGCCGGTGTGAGGTGGTGGTTTACACCCAGGCCCACGTGGGAAGCCTGGCCACCCTCGAGGAGGAGGAAAGGCTCCTCCTGGCCTGGGTCTGGCGGGAGCGGTACCGGGCTTTGTATGCCCTCGAGGGGGTCCGCTTCGTCATGCCCTTCGAGAACCGGGGGGAGGCGGTGGGGGTTACCCTACACCACCCCCACGGGCAGATCTACGCCTACCCCTTTGTGCCCCCCATCCTGGAGCGGGAAAGCCAGGCCTTCCGGGAAAGGCCGGTGCTCCTCGAGCTTCTTCCCCACTTGGGGCCCTACCGGGTGGACCAGGAGGAGGGGTTCTTGGCCTTCGTGCCCCCCTTCGCCCGCTACCCCTTTGAGGTCTGGGTGGTCCCCCTGGAGCGCCACCCAGGGCCCTGGACCTTCTCCGAGGGGGAGATGGCCGCCTTCGCCCGGCTTTTGGGCCGGGTGGTGGCCCGCTACGACGCCCTTTTCGGCGAGCCCTTTCCTTACGTGATGGTCTTCCACGCTGCCCCCTTGGGGGAGGAGCGCACCTTTCAC
This region of Thermus neutrinimicus genomic DNA includes:
- the galT gene encoding galactose-1-phosphate uridylyltransferase gives rise to the protein MPSFYRRVHRKKDGRELILYGLHPLEDPPLPEPAEPLSPSPHLRYHPLRREWVVYAAHRQERTFLPPKEHCPLCPSQEGGFPSEIPFARFQVAVFENRFPSLVPSPTPPPEGLPVPVGSALGRCEVVVYTQAHVGSLATLEEEERLLLAWVWRERYRALYALEGVRFVMPFENRGEAVGVTLHHPHGQIYAYPFVPPILERESQAFRERPVLLELLPHLGPYRVDQEEGFLAFVPPFARYPFEVWVVPLERHPGPWTFSEGEMAAFARLLGRVVARYDALFGEPFPYVMVFHAAPLGEERTFHFHVEFYPPKRAKDKLKFLAGTELGAGTFVVDTLPEDSARRLREAL